From the genome of Methanosarcinales archaeon, one region includes:
- the prf1 gene encoding peptide chain release factor 1, giving the protein MSESEAHKRYEFKRQLEEIRSKKGRGTELISLYIPHDKQISDVVAQLRDEHGQAANIKSKLTKTNVQSALESLMSRLRYIPRAPAYGVVLFTGSVDVGSNKTDLQSFIIEPPEPLVSYKYHCDSSFYLETLEDMLTDKRTYGLLVLDRREATVGLLTGKRTEAKDHLTSSVPGKQRKGGQSAHRFQQLRLIAIHDFYKRIGDSASKIFLEVDHKDLEAVLIGGPSPTKEEFEDGEFLHHELQKKILGLFDTSYTDESGLSELVDNASEALMNVEVVQEKKYMERFLKELVGDSGLAAYGEDDVRNNLQMGSVEVLLLSEDLRRDRLSTLCSQCGNESAVTINRKAGEDEPVLPPCKKCQGSVKITESVDVINELSSLADQMSTRIEFISTDFEEGAQLMNAFGGMAAILRYKTSV; this is encoded by the coding sequence ATGTCAGAATCAGAAGCCCACAAACGTTACGAATTTAAACGCCAGCTCGAAGAAATAAGGTCAAAGAAAGGAAGAGGCACTGAACTTATTTCTTTATACATACCCCATGATAAGCAAATCTCAGATGTGGTAGCCCAGCTCAGGGATGAACACGGTCAGGCTGCTAACATCAAATCAAAGCTTACAAAGACCAATGTTCAAAGTGCACTGGAGAGCCTTATGTCCAGGTTACGTTATATCCCCAGGGCTCCTGCATACGGAGTTGTACTTTTTACAGGTTCAGTAGATGTGGGCAGCAATAAGACCGATCTTCAGAGTTTTATTATAGAACCTCCAGAACCCCTGGTCTCATATAAATATCATTGTGATTCGTCCTTTTATCTTGAAACGCTTGAAGATATGCTGACAGATAAGCGGACCTATGGTCTACTGGTGCTGGACAGAAGGGAAGCGACTGTTGGGCTGTTGACGGGTAAGCGGACAGAGGCCAAAGACCACTTGACCTCATCAGTGCCTGGCAAACAGAGAAAGGGTGGCCAGAGTGCGCATAGGTTCCAGCAGCTGCGCCTGATCGCTATCCATGATTTCTATAAACGAATAGGTGATTCTGCCAGCAAGATCTTTCTGGAAGTGGACCACAAGGACCTGGAAGCAGTACTGATTGGAGGCCCTTCTCCAACAAAAGAGGAATTCGAAGATGGTGAATTCCTGCACCATGAACTGCAAAAGAAAATCCTGGGCCTGTTCGATACCTCATACACTGATGAGAGCGGATTGTCCGAACTGGTGGACAATGCCTCTGAAGCCTTAATGAATGTGGAGGTCGTCCAGGAAAAGAAGTATATGGAGAGGTTCTTGAAAGAGCTGGTGGGAGATAGCGGACTTGCTGCATATGGAGAGGATGATGTGCGTAATAACCTGCAGATGGGGTCTGTGGAAGTCCTGCTGCTGTCAGAAGATCTGAGACGTGATAGGTTATCAACGCTGTGCAGCCAATGCGGTAATGAAAGTGCAGTGACCATTAACCGTAAAGCGGGTGAAGATGAACCTGTATTACCTCCATGTAAGAAATGCCAGGGATCAGTAAAGATCACAGAATCAGTTGATGTAATAAATGAACTTTCCTCACTTGCTGACCAGATGAGCACTCGTATCGAGTTCATATCAACTGATTTTGAAGAGGGTGCCCAGTTAATGAATGCCTTTGGCGGGATGGCAGCGATCTTACGGTATAAGACCAGTGTTTGA
- a CDS encoding TPD domain-containing protein, with the protein MDIRTYQTVYEELNSPEHIHEISQEFSLYSGTVSNIFHQKIVRNVRKNHSRMMRKAPALVRSWKKGTTIMDIADKHDFPPVLTASIILKEMGFKSKSIIKNPDILQNKRLKNELNQAIDTDFCFSPKAHVLQGNHGKLGEELIHKWLKGDDLDFLTESDLNKEPNTKTPDFLLHEHMRINGNKVKWVESKAVFADEKEHNRYQKKQFQFYEDLYGPGMVVYWYGFLDTITPGNYLITDYTFFENISSDLGRLLNHTVMW; encoded by the coding sequence ATGGATATCAGAACATACCAGACTGTCTATGAGGAACTGAACTCTCCTGAACATATTCATGAAATTTCCCAGGAATTCTCACTATATTCAGGTACTGTTTCCAATATTTTTCACCAAAAGATCGTAAGGAACGTAAGAAAGAATCATAGCCGTATGATGCGAAAAGCTCCTGCCCTGGTCAGGTCATGGAAAAAGGGAACCACAATTATGGATATTGCTGATAAGCATGATTTCCCGCCCGTACTTACCGCTTCAATAATACTCAAAGAAATGGGTTTCAAAAGTAAATCTATTATAAAAAACCCGGATATTTTACAAAACAAACGTCTGAAAAATGAATTAAATCAGGCAATTGACACGGATTTTTGTTTTTCTCCGAAGGCTCATGTCCTGCAGGGCAACCACGGTAAACTGGGAGAAGAACTCATCCATAAATGGCTTAAAGGGGATGACCTGGATTTTCTTACAGAATCAGACCTGAACAAAGAACCCAATACAAAAACCCCTGACTTTCTCCTTCATGAACATATGAGAATTAACGGTAATAAAGTAAAATGGGTCGAAAGCAAGGCAGTGTTCGCAGATGAGAAGGAACATAATCGGTATCAGAAAAAGCAGTTCCAGTTCTATGAAGACCTGTACGGACCGGGAATGGTAGTATACTGGTATGGATTTCTGGATACTATTACACCTGGTAATTACCTAATTACAGATTATACATTTTTCGAAAATATCAGCTCTGACCTGGGCAGGTTACTAAATCATACAGTGATGTGGTAA
- a CDS encoding fructose-1,6-bisphosphatase, with amino-acid sequence MYLDDFLVKKGTDKNVTKLILLLSKQAIVIKENFLSSRGAADTENVYGETQMALDKKADEILIAALKASLLVRWIATEEQPDIIEVENPNNQFGITIDPLDGSSLIDVNLAVGTIVGIYSGYVLEPGNTMLGALYILYGPLTTLTYTTNNGVHEFVMGNDGRFTLMQENVTIPEGKLYAPGALRKDYLPYHKQFIEHLESEGYKLRFSGSFVADVHQILHKGGLFTYPAFKGKDSGKLRLLFEGTPMGKIVTEAGGAVSNGRGNLLDVKPTAVSDRTPIYIGGKKEIALIESYEKGN; translated from the coding sequence ATGTATCTTGATGATTTTTTGGTAAAGAAAGGGACAGATAAGAATGTAACTAAGTTAATATTGTTATTAAGCAAACAGGCAATTGTAATTAAAGAAAATTTCTTAAGTTCGAGAGGCGCTGCCGATACAGAGAACGTCTATGGCGAGACACAGATGGCCCTGGATAAAAAAGCTGACGAGATATTGATAGCAGCTCTGAAAGCATCCCTACTTGTCAGGTGGATAGCCACGGAAGAGCAGCCAGACATAATTGAGGTGGAAAATCCCAATAATCAGTTCGGAATTACTATTGACCCGCTGGACGGGTCATCCCTGATAGATGTGAACCTGGCAGTGGGCACTATAGTCGGGATATACTCCGGCTATGTACTGGAGCCCGGGAACACCATGCTTGGTGCGTTATATATTCTCTACGGACCGCTGACAACATTGACCTATACTACCAATAACGGGGTACATGAATTTGTTATGGGCAACGACGGTCGATTTACCCTGATGCAGGAAAATGTGACCATTCCCGAAGGCAAGTTATATGCACCAGGTGCCTTGCGCAAAGATTACCTGCCCTACCATAAACAATTCATCGAGCACCTGGAATCAGAAGGGTACAAATTGAGGTTTTCAGGTTCGTTCGTGGCAGATGTGCACCAGATACTCCATAAAGGGGGATTGTTCACCTACCCTGCGTTTAAGGGCAAGGATTCAGGAAAACTGAGATTGCTGTTCGAGGGGACGCCCATGGGTAAAATAGTCACCGAAGCCGGTGGGGCAGTTTCCAACGGCAGAGGCAATCTTCTGGATGTAAAACCCACTGCGGTTTCTGATCGCACTCCCATTTATATTGGCGGAAAGAAAGAGATAGCACTTATTGAATCGTATGAAAAAGGTAATTGA